The Henckelia pumila isolate YLH828 chromosome 2, ASM3356847v2, whole genome shotgun sequence genome includes a window with the following:
- the LOC140883101 gene encoding uncharacterized protein isoform X3, which produces METKRQISLSVCSWLPSAILLSAVFFIGSLLMVMDYKQNRCRPDGTVTLPRGIISETTDLEMLPLRGPPKKKSKSPTNLLAVTVGIKHKKNVDEIVKKFALTDFALMLFHYDGNLDGWKDLEWSKSAIHVSAINQTKWWFAKRFLHPDVVAHYDYVFLWDDDLGIENFHAQRYLSVIKEEGLHISQPALISAKFHVHYKLTAEKVTSQVHGFMEMMAPVFSQTAWRCAWYMIQQNDMAIALGWNFQLGYCAQGNKTTNIGIVDAEYVVHRGLPTLGGSAVKQIEKESLIELNKFKKR; this is translated from the exons ATGGAGACCAAAAGGCAGATATCATTATCAGTTTGCAGTTGGCTTCCATCTGCAATACTTCTTTCTGCAGTTTTCTTCATAGGGAGCTTACTTATGGTCATGGATTACAAACAG AATCGGTGCAGGCCTGATGGGACCGTCACGTTGCCTAGAGGCATCATTTCGGAAACAACTGATCTGGAGATGCTGCCACTAAGGGGACCTCCGAAGAAGAAG TCAAAATCCCCGACGAATTTGCTGGCTGTTACCGTTGGAATAAAGCATAAGAAAAATGTAGATGAAATTGTTAAAAAG TTTGCATTAACTGATTTTGCGTTGATGCTCTTTCATTATGATGGGAACTTGGATGGCTGGAAAGATTTAGAATGGAGCAAAAGTGCCATACATGTTTCAGCCATCAATCAAACTAAGTG GTGGTTTGCCAAGAGGTTCctacatccggatgttgttgcACACTACGACTACGTTTTCCTCTGGGATGACGATCTTGGAATTGAAAATTTTCACGCTCAGAG ATATCTATCGGTTATCAAAGAAGAAGGGCTTCATATTTCGCAACCTGCACTAATTTCTGCCAAGTTTCACGTGCATTACAAACTAACAGCGGAGAAAGTTACTTCCCAAGTTCACGG GTTTATGGAGATGATGGCTCCGGTTTTCTCGCAAACAGCGTGGCGTTGTGCATGGTACATGATTCAG CAGAATGATATGGCAATTGCACTGGGGTGGAACTTTCAGCTTGGATACTGTGCACAG GGAAACAAGACAACAAATATCGGGATTGTTGATGCTGAATATGTCGTTCACCGAGGCCTTCCCACCCTCGGAGGTTCAGCAGTCAAACAG ATTGAAAAAGAGTCTTTGATTGAATTAAACAAGTTCAAGAAAAGGTGA
- the LOC140883101 gene encoding uncharacterized protein isoform X2 — METKRQISLSVCSWLPSAILLSAVFFIGSLLMVMDYKQRFLGCHYAIKATKFNICENRCRPDGTVTLPRGIISETTDLEMLPLRGPPKKKSKSPTNLLAVTVGIKHKKNVDEIVKKFALTDFALMLFHYDGNLDGWKDLEWSKSAIHVSAINQTKWWFAKRFLHPDVVAHYDYVFLWDDDLGIENFHAQRYLSVIKEEGLHISQPALISAKFHVHYKLTAEKVTSQVHGFMEMMAPVFSQTAWRCAWYMIQNDMAIALGWNFQLGYCAQGNKTTNIGIVDAEYVVHRGLPTLGGSAVKQIEKESLIELNKFKKR; from the exons ATGGAGACCAAAAGGCAGATATCATTATCAGTTTGCAGTTGGCTTCCATCTGCAATACTTCTTTCTGCAGTTTTCTTCATAGGGAGCTTACTTATGGTCATGGATTACAAACAG AGGTTCTTGGGATGTCATTATGCTATAAAAGCCACAAAATTCAACATATGCGAG AATCGGTGCAGGCCTGATGGGACCGTCACGTTGCCTAGAGGCATCATTTCGGAAACAACTGATCTGGAGATGCTGCCACTAAGGGGACCTCCGAAGAAGAAG TCAAAATCCCCGACGAATTTGCTGGCTGTTACCGTTGGAATAAAGCATAAGAAAAATGTAGATGAAATTGTTAAAAAG TTTGCATTAACTGATTTTGCGTTGATGCTCTTTCATTATGATGGGAACTTGGATGGCTGGAAAGATTTAGAATGGAGCAAAAGTGCCATACATGTTTCAGCCATCAATCAAACTAAGTG GTGGTTTGCCAAGAGGTTCctacatccggatgttgttgcACACTACGACTACGTTTTCCTCTGGGATGACGATCTTGGAATTGAAAATTTTCACGCTCAGAG ATATCTATCGGTTATCAAAGAAGAAGGGCTTCATATTTCGCAACCTGCACTAATTTCTGCCAAGTTTCACGTGCATTACAAACTAACAGCGGAGAAAGTTACTTCCCAAGTTCACGG GTTTATGGAGATGATGGCTCCGGTTTTCTCGCAAACAGCGTGGCGTTGTGCATGGTACATGATTCAG AATGATATGGCAATTGCACTGGGGTGGAACTTTCAGCTTGGATACTGTGCACAG GGAAACAAGACAACAAATATCGGGATTGTTGATGCTGAATATGTCGTTCACCGAGGCCTTCCCACCCTCGGAGGTTCAGCAGTCAAACAG ATTGAAAAAGAGTCTTTGATTGAATTAAACAAGTTCAAGAAAAGGTGA
- the LOC140883101 gene encoding uncharacterized protein isoform X1, whose protein sequence is METKRQISLSVCSWLPSAILLSAVFFIGSLLMVMDYKQRFLGCHYAIKATKFNICENRCRPDGTVTLPRGIISETTDLEMLPLRGPPKKKSKSPTNLLAVTVGIKHKKNVDEIVKKFALTDFALMLFHYDGNLDGWKDLEWSKSAIHVSAINQTKWWFAKRFLHPDVVAHYDYVFLWDDDLGIENFHAQRYLSVIKEEGLHISQPALISAKFHVHYKLTAEKVTSQVHGFMEMMAPVFSQTAWRCAWYMIQQNDMAIALGWNFQLGYCAQGNKTTNIGIVDAEYVVHRGLPTLGGSAVKQIEKESLIELNKFKKR, encoded by the exons ATGGAGACCAAAAGGCAGATATCATTATCAGTTTGCAGTTGGCTTCCATCTGCAATACTTCTTTCTGCAGTTTTCTTCATAGGGAGCTTACTTATGGTCATGGATTACAAACAG AGGTTCTTGGGATGTCATTATGCTATAAAAGCCACAAAATTCAACATATGCGAG AATCGGTGCAGGCCTGATGGGACCGTCACGTTGCCTAGAGGCATCATTTCGGAAACAACTGATCTGGAGATGCTGCCACTAAGGGGACCTCCGAAGAAGAAG TCAAAATCCCCGACGAATTTGCTGGCTGTTACCGTTGGAATAAAGCATAAGAAAAATGTAGATGAAATTGTTAAAAAG TTTGCATTAACTGATTTTGCGTTGATGCTCTTTCATTATGATGGGAACTTGGATGGCTGGAAAGATTTAGAATGGAGCAAAAGTGCCATACATGTTTCAGCCATCAATCAAACTAAGTG GTGGTTTGCCAAGAGGTTCctacatccggatgttgttgcACACTACGACTACGTTTTCCTCTGGGATGACGATCTTGGAATTGAAAATTTTCACGCTCAGAG ATATCTATCGGTTATCAAAGAAGAAGGGCTTCATATTTCGCAACCTGCACTAATTTCTGCCAAGTTTCACGTGCATTACAAACTAACAGCGGAGAAAGTTACTTCCCAAGTTCACGG GTTTATGGAGATGATGGCTCCGGTTTTCTCGCAAACAGCGTGGCGTTGTGCATGGTACATGATTCAG CAGAATGATATGGCAATTGCACTGGGGTGGAACTTTCAGCTTGGATACTGTGCACAG GGAAACAAGACAACAAATATCGGGATTGTTGATGCTGAATATGTCGTTCACCGAGGCCTTCCCACCCTCGGAGGTTCAGCAGTCAAACAG ATTGAAAAAGAGTCTTTGATTGAATTAAACAAGTTCAAGAAAAGGTGA
- the LOC140879951 gene encoding FRIGIDA-like protein 3 — MEDNISVATLVDSTASKIQQLQKAFAELESHRAITLNLKWKQLEEHFSGLQKSLKRRFTELEEHEKGFETKIVESREMLEKRKAAIVAKEQDSLERLQEKRDAAVLAILTAMENNGKPFSVDSGATSRQNLAEVTVMEKQMSDPIVAESEFARVKKPFENMHVEVKSYPELVSFCQQMNSEGLHKFISDNRKNLATLREEIPMALRAAADPASLVLDSLKGFYGMEIPNSDARKDSNLLGLRRTCIMLMECLSSLFVNLDVRSLSGIISENVKERARVIAEDWKPKLDHLDVDANNGNSLEAHAFLQLLASFGINSDFDEEILTKLIPMVSRRRQTAELCRFLGLSDKMPGVIDVLVKNGRQIDAVNLAFAFELTNQFPPISLLKSYLSEVKKVSAAAKPGNMSPTASTQTDANEKELAALKAVIKCIEDHKLEEQFPVDPLHKQVLEIEKAKADKKRATEVAKPQPKRPRANAGGYAPRVANAAADKNFYGRMTDRYAPPYIYERPYAYPGPNDHHVPTFLGTPSYNFSHNHGNFFGNAYQYQPTYLH; from the exons ATGGAAGACAACATATCAGTTGCCACACTAGTGGACTCCACAGCCTCTAAGATACAACAACTTCAGAAAGCATTTGCTGAACTTGAAAGCCACCGTGCTATCACTCTCAATTTGAAATGGAAACAGCTTGAAGAGCATTTTAGCGGGCTTCAGAAGTCCTTGAAAAGACGATTCACGGAACTAGAAGAACATGAAAAGGGCTTTGAAACCAAAATAGTTGAATCAAGAGAGATGTTGGAGAAGCGTAAAGCAGCTATTGTGGCTAAGGAGCAAGATTCTCTTGAGAGGCTTCAAGAAAAGCGAGATGCCGCTGTCTTGGCTATTTTGACTGCAATGGAGAATAATGGAAAACCATTTTCAGTGGATTCAGGTGCCACAAGTAGGCAGAACCTAGCCGAAGTAACTGTCATGGAGAAACAAATGTCTGATCCCATTGTTGCAGAGAGTGAATTTGCTAGGGTGAAAAAACCTTTTGAAAATATGCATGTAGAGGTGAAGTCTTATCCAGAGTTGGTGAGTTTTTGCCAACAGATGAACTCTGAAGGACTACACAAATTTATATCAGACAACCGCAAAAATCTTGCTACATTAAGGGAGGAAATTCCTATGGCTTTGAGAGCTGCAGCTGACCCTGCTTCCCTGGTTCTGGACTCGCTGAAAGGTTTCTATGGCATGGAAATTCCAAATTCAGATGCTCGGAAAGATTCAAATCTCTTAGGACTTCGCAGGACCTGTATCATGCTGATGGAATGCCTTAGCAGTTTATTTGTAAATCTTGATGTTCGCTCTCTATCTGGCATTATCTCAGAAAATGTGAAGGAACGAGCGAGAGTGATTGCTGAAGATTGGAAACCAAAGTTAGATCATCTCGATGTAGATGCGAACAATGGAAATTCGTTAGAGGCTCATGCGTTTCTGCAGCTTCTGGCTTCTTTTGGTATTAATTCAGATTTTGACGAGGAAATCTTGACCAAACTAATTCCCATGGTATCTCGTCGTCGGCAGACAGCTGAATTATGCCGTTTCCTTGGGTTGTCAGATAAAATGCCAG GCGTGATTGATGTGCTGGTGAAGAATGGTAGGCAGATCGATGCTGTCAATTTAGCATTTGCTTTTGAGCTTACCAATCAGTTTCCACCAATTTCATTGCTGAAATCCTACTTGTCTGAGGTGAAAAAAGTGTCAGCAGCTGCCAAACCTGGAAATATGTCACCTACTGCTTCTACACAG ACTGATGCAAATGAGAAAGAGCTCGCCGCACTTAAAGCTGTGATCAAGTGCATTGAAGATCACAAGCTTGAGGAACAATTCCCAGTGGATCCACTCCACAAACAAGTTCTTGAAATCGAGAAAGCAAAGGCTGACAAGAAAAGAGCTACAGAAGTTGCGAAGCCACAACCTAAAAGACCTCGTGCCAATGCTGGTGGATATGCACCCCGAGTCGCTAATGCTGCTGCTGACAAGAACTTCTACGGGAGAATGACTGACAGGTATGCACCCCCATACATATATGAAAGGCCATATGCTTACCCTGGACCAAATGATCACCACGTTCCGACATTTCTTGGTACGCCCAGTTATAACTTCTCTCATAACCATGGAAACTTCTTTGGAAACGCGTACCAGTATCAGCCTACTTATCTGCACTGA